From Candidatus Defluviilinea gracilis, a single genomic window includes:
- a CDS encoding PIG-L family deacetylase, translating into MNFSGKRVLFLGAHPDDIELGCGALLHNIADKTDVLCVTLSDNQKNPDLQNVKSEHHEAMAVLGISKEKIILGPFTTRVFPDSRQEILEYFLKLRKDFKPDLIFTHSKQDVHQDHNTMTDEALRAFRGITVLGFDVVRSSYGFFPHFLVEVTEEDVNKKIEALSKYETYRDRYYFNSELTRSIMVRHGALAERPFAEGFDILRIVGTFEG; encoded by the coding sequence ATGAACTTCTCTGGCAAACGAGTCCTCTTCCTCGGCGCGCATCCCGATGACATTGAGTTGGGATGCGGCGCGTTACTTCATAACATCGCGGACAAGACCGATGTTCTCTGCGTCACGCTATCGGACAACCAAAAGAATCCCGATCTGCAAAACGTGAAGAGCGAACATCACGAAGCGATGGCAGTGTTGGGTATTTCAAAAGAAAAAATTATTCTGGGACCATTCACCACGCGCGTCTTCCCCGATTCGCGGCAGGAAATTCTCGAATACTTTCTCAAACTCCGCAAGGACTTCAAGCCTGATCTTATCTTCACCCACTCCAAGCAGGATGTGCATCAAGATCACAACACGATGACCGATGAGGCGCTACGCGCGTTTCGCGGCATCACCGTGCTGGGATTCGACGTTGTCCGTTCCTCGTACGGATTCTTCCCCCACTTCCTCGTCGAAGTCACCGAGGAGGATGTGAACAAGAAGATCGAAGCGCTATCCAAATACGAGACGTATCGCGACCGCTACTACTTCAACAGCGAATTGACCCGCTCCATCATGGTTCGTCACGGCGCGCTGGCGGAGCGTCCCTTTGCGGAGGGGTTTGATATTTTGAGGATTGTGGGGACGTTTGAGGGGTGA
- a CDS encoding non-heme iron oxygenase ferredoxin subunit: MFNYTTLDESKIEYYEIIPASELPNGERLFIEIEGNSLVIFNIAGQFFAIADICSHDGGPLGEGDLEGFNVICPRHGAEFDVRTGKVVQLPAVDDIPAYPVQVRDGVVFIGIPKE, from the coding sequence ATGTTCAACTACACAACCTTAGACGAATCAAAAATCGAATACTATGAAATCATCCCCGCCAGCGAATTGCCGAACGGAGAGCGATTGTTTATCGAGATCGAAGGCAACTCGCTGGTGATCTTCAACATTGCGGGTCAATTCTTTGCCATTGCCGACATCTGCTCGCACGACGGCGGTCCGCTAGGGGAGGGCGACCTGGAGGGATTCAATGTGATCTGTCCGCGCCACGGCGCCGAGTTCGACGTGCGGACTGGCAAGGTGGTTCAACTTCCCGCCGTGGACGATATCCCCGCGTATCCTGTGCAAGTGCGGGATGGGGTTGTTTTCATCGGGATACCGAAGGAGTAA
- a CDS encoding SUF system NifU family Fe-S cluster assembly protein: protein MDDLYREVIIEHYKNPAYRGRLDPHDIQFADNNPLCGDHIEITLQAAADGTVKDARFDGHGCAISQASADLLIESIIGKPLEDIKLMSKQDILDMLGIELGPVRLKCALLSLKVLKAGVYGLGEASDELVE from the coding sequence ATGGACGACCTCTATCGCGAAGTCATCATCGAACACTACAAGAACCCCGCCTACCGCGGGCGCCTCGACCCGCACGATATTCAATTTGCGGACAACAATCCGCTGTGCGGCGACCATATCGAGATCACGCTTCAAGCCGCCGCGGATGGAACGGTCAAGGACGCGCGCTTCGATGGGCATGGATGCGCTATCTCGCAAGCCTCCGCCGATCTGCTGATCGAGTCGATCATTGGCAAGCCGCTTGAAGACATAAAACTGATGAGCAAACAGGACATCCTCGATATGCTCGGCATCGAATTGGGACCTGTTCGCTTGAAATGCGCGTTGCTGTCGCTGAAAGTTTTGAAGGCGGGGGTGTATGGTCTCGGCGAAGCGAGTGATGAATTGGTGGAATAA
- a CDS encoding cysteine desulfurase, whose amino-acid sequence MPLDPNEIRKDFPILQRKTHDSVPLVYLDSTATSQKPTAVIEAMNDYYRRSNANIHRGVHTLAEEATTMYEEAREKIARFINAPSSKQIIYTRNTTESINLVAYTWARANLKAGDLVILTEMEHHSNLVPWQMLQAERGIELDFISVTEDGLLDLDSYKTLLSRTPKLVAFTHMSNVLGTINPAADLIRMAHEVGAITIVDAAQSVPHLTVDVQSLDADFLAFSAHKMCGPTGIGALYGKTELLESMPPFLGGGDMIKEVKLRSFRPNTLPHKFEAGTPAIAEAVGFGAAVDYLTKVGMDNIAAHEHAITEYALERLEEIPGVKLFGPSADKKGGVAAFTFDGVHPHDVAQILDRDGIAIRAGHHCAQPLHEKFGIPATSRASFYLYNTKEEVDFLVNGLYKVKELFG is encoded by the coding sequence ATGCCTCTCGACCCCAACGAAATCCGCAAAGATTTTCCCATCCTCCAGCGTAAGACGCATGACAGTGTCCCGCTGGTGTATTTGGATTCGACCGCCACCTCGCAAAAGCCAACGGCGGTGATCGAAGCGATGAATGACTATTATCGCCGCTCGAACGCGAACATCCATCGCGGCGTGCATACGCTTGCCGAAGAAGCGACGACGATGTACGAAGAGGCGCGCGAGAAGATCGCCAGGTTCATCAATGCGCCATCGTCAAAGCAGATCATTTACACGCGCAACACGACTGAGTCCATCAACCTCGTGGCGTACACGTGGGCGCGCGCGAATCTCAAGGCGGGCGACCTCGTTATCCTCACCGAGATGGAGCATCACTCGAACCTCGTGCCGTGGCAGATGTTGCAAGCCGAACGCGGCATCGAATTGGATTTCATTTCTGTAACCGAAGACGGCTTGCTGGATCTGGACTCGTACAAAACGCTTCTTTCGCGGACCCCGAAACTGGTCGCCTTTACCCACATGTCCAACGTGCTGGGAACGATCAACCCCGCCGCCGACCTCATCCGCATGGCGCATGAAGTTGGCGCGATCACCATCGTGGACGCGGCGCAATCTGTCCCGCATCTCACAGTGGATGTGCAGTCCCTCGACGCGGATTTCCTCGCTTTCTCTGCCCACAAAATGTGCGGACCAACCGGTATCGGCGCGTTGTATGGCAAGACTGAATTGCTCGAATCCATGCCTCCGTTCCTGGGCGGCGGCGATATGATCAAAGAAGTGAAACTCCGTTCGTTTCGACCGAACACACTTCCGCACAAATTCGAGGCGGGCACTCCCGCCATCGCGGAGGCGGTCGGTTTCGGCGCGGCGGTGGATTACCTGACCAAAGTCGGTATGGACAATATCGCCGCCCACGAACACGCGATCACCGAATACGCGCTCGAACGCTTGGAAGAGATCCCCGGCGTGAAGTTGTTCGGTCCCTCGGCAGATAAAAAAGGCGGCGTCGCCGCGTTCACCTTTGACGGCGTCCACCCTCACGACGTGGCGCAGATCCTAGACCGCGACGGGATCGCCATCCGCGCGGGACATCACTGCGCCCAACCGTTGCACGAGAAATTTGGAATCCCTGCCACCAGCCGCGCTTCGTTCTATTTGTACAACACAAAAGAAGAAGTTGATTTTCTGGTAAACGGACTTTATAAGGTGAAGGAATTGTTTGGTTAG
- the sufD gene encoding Fe-S cluster assembly protein SufD: protein MQEKPKVVISKTRRADSAAKDFAFAESDIRMGQGAVASYRTSAWSAFRKHSLPLTTEEAWRRTDIHALPADKFVLPKDGAFDDLPPVREDLLRPLVADQHGGQIVLLPGGSKIELDEKIAKKGVIFTDLKTAEEKHPELLAKMFGKTVNVEEGKFSALAGAFAQNGVVLYVPKGVTVDEPLHSVLWGPGADLAHISHILVLVDEGASVTYVHEAASPDETGSNSLHAGIVEIQVMQDATFKFVELQSWGRHVWNFSHERARVERGGNLDWIFGAIGSRLTKNFSELDLAGEGAQGRMSGFYFTDGNQHLDHDTQQNHFAPHTTSDLLFKGALKGKSRSVWQGMIYVAPGAQKTDGYQANRNLVLSEGARADSIPGLEILADDVRCTHGATVGKLEAEPLFYLKSRGIPQNEAEKIVVEGFFDPIFQRIPFEGVRERFQQYIADKMA, encoded by the coding sequence ATGCAAGAAAAACCAAAAGTAGTAATTTCAAAAACTAGACGCGCGGATTCTGCCGCGAAGGATTTTGCATTCGCCGAATCTGATATTCGCATGGGACAAGGGGCAGTCGCTTCTTATCGGACCTCAGCCTGGTCCGCCTTTAGGAAACATTCTCTCCCCCTAACGACCGAAGAGGCATGGCGCCGCACGGATATTCACGCGCTCCCCGCCGATAAATTCGTCCTGCCGAAGGATGGCGCGTTCGACGATTTGCCTCCCGTCCGCGAAGATCTGCTTCGTCCTCTGGTTGCCGATCAACACGGCGGACAGATCGTTTTGTTGCCCGGCGGCTCAAAGATCGAGTTGGATGAAAAGATCGCAAAGAAGGGCGTCATTTTCACTGACTTGAAAACTGCGGAAGAAAAACATCCTGAACTGCTTGCGAAAATGTTCGGCAAGACCGTCAACGTTGAGGAAGGGAAATTTTCCGCGTTGGCTGGCGCGTTCGCGCAAAACGGAGTTGTGTTGTACGTCCCCAAAGGCGTGACCGTGGACGAACCGCTTCACTCCGTGTTGTGGGGTCCCGGCGCAGACTTGGCTCACATCTCGCACATCCTCGTCCTTGTGGACGAAGGCGCGTCCGTGACGTATGTCCACGAGGCGGCGTCGCCCGACGAAACTGGATCAAATTCACTGCACGCGGGAATCGTCGAAATCCAGGTGATGCAAGATGCCACGTTCAAATTTGTCGAACTGCAATCGTGGGGACGTCACGTGTGGAATTTCAGTCACGAGCGCGCGCGCGTCGAACGCGGCGGCAATCTCGATTGGATCTTCGGCGCGATCGGTTCGCGCCTTACAAAAAATTTCTCCGAACTCGATCTGGCTGGCGAAGGCGCGCAGGGACGCATGTCGGGTTTTTATTTTACCGATGGCAACCAGCATCTCGATCACGACACGCAACAGAATCATTTCGCGCCGCACACCACCAGCGACCTGCTGTTCAAGGGCGCGCTCAAAGGCAAGAGCCGCTCGGTGTGGCAGGGCATGATCTACGTGGCGCCCGGCGCGCAAAAGACCGACGGCTATCAAGCGAATCGCAATCTCGTGTTGAGCGAAGGGGCGCGCGCCGACTCGATCCCCGGCTTGGAAATTCTCGCCGACGATGTGCGCTGTACGCACGGCGCGACCGTTGGCAAGCTGGAAGCCGAGCCGTTATTCTATTTGAAGTCGCGCGGCATCCCGCAAAACGAAGCGGAGAAAATTGTCGTCGAGGGATTCTTCGACCCGATCTTCCAGCGCATCCCGTTCGAAGGCGTGCGGGAGCGGTTTCAGCAGTATATAGCGGATAAAATGGCATAA
- the sufB gene encoding Fe-S cluster assembly protein SufB gives MSEDAQLLEDIGQYKYGFHDRDDNYVFKSERGLSRAVVENISRMKQEPQWMLDFRLKALEHFMKRPMPNWGPTLAELDLDNIYYYVKPTEKSEKSWDDVPDDIKRTFDKLGIPEAERKFLAGVGAQYESEMVYHSIQEHLEKQGVIFLSIEDGLKQYPDLFREYFGTVIPIEDNKFAALNSAVWSGGSFVYVPKGVKVDLPLQAYFRLNTANVGQFERTLIIVDEGASVHYVEGCTAPQYTTDSFHSGVIEIIVKKGARSRYSTVQNWSTNVYNLVTQRAKVFADATHEWVDANIGSKVTMKYPSCYLMEPGAHGEMLSMAFAGPGQTQDAGSKMVHFAPNTSSKVTSKSISKSGGRASYRGLLKVHKGAKGVKSNVVCDALLLDPKSRSDTYPYIEIDEDDVTIGHEASVSKVGEEQLFYLMSRGLSEEEATTMVVSGFIEPLVKELPMEYAVEMNRLIALQMEGSIG, from the coding sequence ATGTCTGAAGATGCGCAACTGCTTGAAGATATTGGACAATATAAATACGGCTTCCACGACCGCGACGATAATTACGTGTTCAAATCGGAACGCGGACTCTCCCGCGCCGTGGTGGAAAACATTTCGCGTATGAAGCAAGAGCCGCAATGGATGCTCGACTTCCGCTTGAAAGCGCTCGAACATTTCATGAAGCGTCCCATGCCGAACTGGGGACCGACTCTCGCAGAGTTGGACCTCGATAATATCTACTACTACGTCAAGCCGACGGAGAAGAGCGAAAAATCATGGGACGATGTTCCCGATGACATTAAGCGGACGTTCGACAAACTGGGCATCCCCGAAGCGGAGCGGAAATTTTTAGCGGGCGTCGGCGCGCAATACGAATCGGAGATGGTTTATCACTCGATTCAGGAACATCTCGAAAAGCAAGGCGTCATCTTCCTTTCGATCGAAGACGGCTTGAAGCAATATCCCGATCTGTTCCGTGAATATTTCGGGACAGTGATTCCAATTGAAGATAACAAGTTTGCCGCGTTGAACAGCGCGGTCTGGTCGGGCGGATCGTTCGTCTACGTGCCGAAAGGCGTCAAAGTGGATCTGCCGTTGCAGGCATATTTCCGTTTGAACACGGCGAACGTCGGACAGTTCGAACGCACGCTCATCATTGTGGACGAAGGGGCGTCGGTGCATTACGTTGAGGGTTGCACAGCGCCCCAGTACACCACCGATTCCTTCCACTCCGGCGTGATCGAGATCATCGTCAAAAAAGGCGCGCGCTCGCGCTATTCGACCGTGCAAAACTGGTCAACGAATGTGTACAACCTTGTGACCCAACGCGCCAAGGTCTTCGCTGACGCCACGCATGAATGGGTGGATGCCAACATCGGCTCGAAGGTCACGATGAAATATCCCTCATGCTACCTCATGGAACCGGGCGCGCATGGCGAAATGCTTTCGATGGCGTTCGCAGGTCCCGGTCAAACGCAGGACGCGGGTTCGAAGATGGTTCACTTCGCGCCGAACACCTCCAGCAAGGTGACATCCAAATCAATTTCAAAGTCTGGCGGACGCGCTTCGTATCGCGGTCTGCTCAAAGTGCACAAAGGCGCGAAGGGCGTCAAATCGAACGTGGTGTGCGACGCGCTTCTGCTCGATCCCAAATCGCGCTCCGACACGTATCCATACATTGAAATTGACGAAGACGATGTGACCATCGGTCACGAAGCCTCGGTCAGCAAAGTGGGCGAGGAGCAGCTCTTCTATCTCATGTCGCGCGGTCTCAGCGAGGAAGAAGCCACCACCATGGTCGTCTCTGGTTTCATCGAGCCGCTCGTCAAAGAACTGCCGATGGAATACGCCGTCGAAATGAACCGCCTCATCGCATTGCAGATGGAAGGGTCGATCGGATAA
- the sufC gene encoding Fe-S cluster assembly ATPase SufC yields MSQLEIKNLHVSIEDKEILKGLSLTVNQGEIHAIMGPNGTGKSTLAYTLMGHPNYTVTQGEIIFKGQNVLELEPDERSRLGIFLAFQYPVAIPGVTVANFLRTAINARRRAENPEDKGMPIPEFRKLLKEKMSMLKMDQNFAGRYLNDGFSGGEKKRAEILQMATLKPVIAILDETDSGLDIDALRIVAEGVNALSGSELGVLVITHYQRLLNYIKPHFVHIMLDGRIVESGGPDLALHLEEQGYDWVREKHEEVAA; encoded by the coding sequence ATGTCGCAACTCGAAATCAAGAATCTGCACGTGAGCATCGAAGACAAGGAAATTCTCAAAGGGCTTTCGCTCACTGTCAACCAGGGCGAGATCCACGCCATTATGGGACCGAACGGAACGGGGAAGTCCACATTGGCATACACATTGATGGGGCATCCCAATTACACCGTCACACAAGGCGAGATCATTTTCAAAGGACAAAATGTGTTGGAACTCGAACCCGATGAGCGCTCGCGCCTCGGCATCTTCCTCGCGTTCCAGTATCCGGTTGCCATCCCCGGCGTCACCGTCGCCAACTTTTTGCGGACAGCCATCAATGCCCGCCGACGCGCGGAGAATCCCGAAGACAAGGGCATGCCGATTCCCGAGTTCCGCAAACTGCTCAAAGAAAAAATGTCCATGTTGAAAATGGATCAGAATTTTGCGGGCCGCTACCTCAACGACGGCTTCTCGGGCGGAGAAAAGAAACGCGCCGAAATTTTGCAGATGGCAACCTTGAAGCCCGTGATCGCCATTTTGGATGAAACCGATTCGGGTCTGGACATCGATGCTCTGCGCATCGTGGCGGAGGGAGTCAACGCCCTGAGCGGATCCGAACTCGGCGTGCTGGTCATCACACACTATCAACGTTTGCTGAATTACATCAAACCGCACTTCGTCCACATCATGCTGGACGGGCGTATCGTCGAATCGGGCGGACCCGACCTCGCGTTGCATCTTGAAGAGCAAGGTTACGATTGGGTGCGCGAGAAACACGAAGAAGTCGCCGCATAA
- a CDS encoding winged helix-turn-helix transcriptional regulator: MKSTKDKILQTLLRKPKITINEIAEAVGINAISVRHHLSNLEKEGLITAEEERHGVGRPRLMYSLTEDGMERFPTKYLRLTTKLLAQMKESMPAPTVAKLFSQVAEGMASDYSEQVKGMSMEARLEFLKETLAQEGFTVEWEKKGKEYQIHEISCPYYQIGIAHPEVCAVDQTLISKMLALPAQKVQCVLDGGPHCTYVVNVGSKN; this comes from the coding sequence ATGAAAAGCACGAAGGACAAGATTCTCCAAACCTTACTTCGCAAGCCGAAGATCACGATCAACGAGATTGCGGAGGCTGTGGGCATCAACGCTATTTCCGTGCGCCATCATCTGTCGAATCTTGAAAAGGAAGGGCTCATTACCGCTGAAGAAGAGCGTCACGGCGTAGGGCGCCCGCGTCTGATGTATTCACTCACCGAAGATGGCATGGAGCGCTTCCCCACCAAATACCTGCGCTTGACAACCAAATTACTGGCGCAGATGAAAGAATCCATGCCGGCGCCAACCGTGGCAAAATTATTCAGCCAGGTTGCGGAAGGAATGGCAAGCGATTATTCAGAGCAGGTGAAAGGCATGAGCATGGAAGCCCGGCTGGAGTTTCTAAAAGAGACGCTCGCCCAGGAAGGCTTTACTGTGGAATGGGAGAAGAAGGGTAAGGAATACCAGATCCACGAAATTTCATGCCCTTATTATCAGATTGGCATTGCCCATCCGGAAGTGTGCGCGGTAGACCAGACCTTGATCTCAAAAATGCTTGCCCTGCCCGCCCAAAAGGTACAATGTGTGTTGGACGGCGGCCCGCATTGCACGTATGTGGTGAATGTAGGCAGTAAAAATTAA